One window of the Candidatus Zixiibacteriota bacterium genome contains the following:
- a CDS encoding hypothetical protein (Evidence 5 : Unknown function), translating into MRTIMTIILTCGLLILAATAYPQDSVIVNISPVVCPYADSHLAERLEYKLSTLNRLPLAVHKDAVLPEKFENLNQIVDRGQTQKARFLVDIYVDKLDLAKRKITVVPLAVYRYQVYAVISGHIRIIDVVKKRVVKMNRFQWESKGSDQWQLIDDEPDDPALNLPADEKIILFDSLEEKAAEGLFEQIKIDTRGNHFDTQK; encoded by the coding sequence ATGAGAACCATTATGACAATAATTCTCACCTGTGGCCTGCTGATTTTGGCGGCAACGGCCTACCCTCAGGATTCAGTAATTGTAAATATAAGTCCGGTCGTCTGTCCATATGCCGACTCTCATCTGGCCGAGCGACTCGAATATAAACTCTCAACACTGAACCGGCTGCCCCTTGCGGTTCATAAGGATGCCGTTCTTCCCGAGAAATTTGAAAATCTGAACCAGATTGTCGATCGCGGTCAAACCCAGAAGGCCCGCTTTCTGGTTGATATTTATGTCGATAAACTCGATCTGGCCAAGAGGAAAATCACGGTTGTACCATTGGCGGTTTATCGCTACCAGGTGTATGCCGTCATCTCGGGTCATATCCGCATCATCGACGTGGTCAAAAAGCGGGTGGTCAAAATGAATCGTTTTCAATGGGAATCAAAAGGATCGGACCAATGGCAACTGATTGATGACGAACCCGATGACCCGGCCCTGAATCTCCCCGCCGATGAAAAGATTATTCTATTCGATTCGCTCGAGGAGAAAGCCGCAGAAGGCTTATTTGAGCAGATAAAAATTGACACCCGAGGGAACCACTTTGACACGCAAAAATGA
- a CDS encoding hypothetical protein (Evidence 5 : Unknown function) has translation MEYVSTPTTANDTSFLKSHFDISPLGFFMINRRGVIDYINPAAARIIGFGSAEEACGAPLQEIESVINCDLSDCFNAILSGRSFEKKEHRCTNRQGHFAILNIFGSPFRTAAGEITGVVGIVQDVTDISKRKADLEEAILELSILSQVSEALSSTADLNEVLKIILTGVTANQGLGFNRAFLFLADDSGEYFEGQLAVGPRNPDEAGQIWSRLDSQKKTLKELLDDYSERENSSNYTLSSLISGWRIALADDSFFARAAREKCGVNVYGRDDLSATSRDIMTRLDSEHLAIVPIIGKGKVLGIIAADNRITGKRIVSSEVELLQIFANHTAVAIERSRLYDNLLEHAQELEEMNRQLAESQEQIIRVEKMSVIGELTSSIAHELRNPLTVIGGFANLMLSSGGGDANTEYLNIIISETKRAETVLHHVLDFSRASRTKTQEVDFNRLVVQTAGLLPSKTRIRHRAPFMKLSHDRLAVWGNPDQLQHALLQFLLAVLDEMTDECLMELTTGIHEGMIKFTVGFNGSDESRTKVLKTMKQVFGNSTGTQKLSIIVAGETLRYHGGNYGLESSDEGLPRIYIELPQFKGGQDA, from the coding sequence ATGGAATATGTCAGTACTCCGACAACAGCAAATGATACTTCTTTTTTGAAAAGTCATTTTGATATTTCCCCGCTGGGATTTTTTATGATTAACCGGCGGGGGGTGATAGATTATATCAACCCTGCCGCCGCCCGCATAATCGGTTTCGGCTCCGCTGAAGAAGCCTGCGGCGCACCCCTACAGGAAATTGAATCGGTAATTAATTGCGATCTGAGCGACTGCTTTAATGCCATTTTGAGCGGACGCTCCTTCGAAAAAAAGGAACATCGCTGCACCAACCGTCAGGGGCATTTCGCCATTCTCAATATTTTTGGCAGTCCTTTTCGCACCGCTGCGGGAGAAATTACCGGCGTCGTCGGCATTGTGCAGGATGTCACCGATATATCCAAAAGAAAGGCCGACCTTGAAGAAGCCATTCTGGAGCTGTCTATTTTGTCGCAGGTTTCGGAGGCCCTGTCATCGACAGCCGATCTGAACGAGGTTCTAAAAATAATCCTGACCGGCGTGACCGCCAATCAGGGGCTGGGCTTTAACCGGGCTTTCCTGTTTCTGGCCGATGATTCAGGGGAATATTTCGAGGGCCAATTGGCGGTGGGACCGCGCAATCCCGATGAGGCCGGACAGATCTGGTCCCGACTGGACAGCCAGAAAAAAACTCTCAAGGAACTTCTTGATGATTACAGCGAACGGGAAAATTCCTCGAATTACACCCTCAGTTCTCTTATCTCCGGGTGGAGAATCGCATTGGCCGACGATTCCTTTTTCGCTCGGGCCGCGCGGGAAAAATGCGGCGTCAATGTTTACGGCCGGGATGATTTGTCGGCCACTTCGCGCGATATAATGACTCGTCTCGATTCGGAACATCTCGCTATCGTGCCGATCATCGGCAAAGGTAAGGTCTTGGGCATCATTGCGGCCGATAATCGCATCACCGGCAAGAGAATTGTCTCATCCGAAGTGGAACTGCTTCAGATCTTTGCCAATCATACCGCAGTCGCCATCGAACGTTCCCGTCTTTATGACAATCTTCTCGAGCATGCTCAGGAATTGGAGGAAATGAACCGGCAACTGGCGGAATCTCAGGAACAGATTATCCGCGTGGAGAAAATGTCGGTCATCGGCGAACTGACTTCCTCCATCGCTCATGAACTCCGGAACCCTTTGACCGTTATCGGCGGTTTTGCCAATCTGATGCTCTCTTCCGGCGGCGGCGACGCCAATACGGAATACTTGAATATTATCATCTCCGAAACGAAGCGGGCCGAAACGGTTCTTCATCATGTGCTCGATTTTTCACGGGCCAGCCGGACCAAAACTCAGGAAGTCGATTTTAATCGCCTCGTCGTCCAGACGGCCGGACTGCTTCCCTCCAAGACCCGGATCCGACATCGCGCGCCGTTTATGAAATTGAGCCATGACCGCCTCGCAGTTTGGGGCAATCCCGACCAGTTGCAGCATGCCCTTTTGCAGTTCCTGCTGGCGGTTCTCGATGAAATGACTGATGAGTGTCTGATGGAGTTGACAACCGGCATTCATGAAGGCATGATAAAGTTCACGGTTGGATTCAACGGTTCCGACGAATCGCGAACTAAGGTCCTAAAAACGATGAAACAGGTATTCGGCAATTCTACCGGCACCCAGAAACTCTCGATTATAGTTGCCGGAGAAACTCTTCGCTATCACGGCGGCAATTATGGTCTTGAAAGTTCCGACGAAGGATTGCCGAGAATATATATAGAGTTGCCTCAATTTAAAGGAGGGCAGGATGCATAA
- a CDS encoding hypothetical protein (Evidence 5 : Unknown function): MNQFRVKVISDMATDRDVIGLKPPFSVHQDKQRRYVRLQVAEPVAYTVLRNRDGGFWPDGDGRSFNGSVLNISAGGVLIAAGEPIEEGSVILLRFSLQDIEIIDHVVGLVKRADADGDEWLIGVEFISKEYLRDIFSGAEMDVLPPTLTSFDEGIKKMLNKYVYRKRVSRENR; encoded by the coding sequence ATGAACCAATTCCGCGTGAAGGTAATTTCCGACATGGCGACTGACAGGGATGTCATCGGATTGAAACCGCCTTTTTCCGTCCATCAGGATAAACAACGCCGTTACGTTCGTCTGCAGGTCGCCGAACCGGTAGCATACACGGTGCTCAGGAATCGCGACGGCGGATTTTGGCCCGATGGCGACGGCCGCTCTTTCAACGGCTCCGTCCTGAATATCTCCGCCGGAGGGGTGCTGATTGCCGCCGGCGAACCGATCGAAGAAGGCTCAGTTATACTGCTTCGTTTTTCGCTTCAGGATATCGAAATAATCGACCATGTCGTCGGACTGGTGAAACGGGCCGACGCCGACGGCGATGAATGGCTGATAGGCGTGGAATTCATTTCCAAGGAATATTTGCGCGATATTTTCAGCGGCGCCGAAATGGATGTGTTGCCGCCAACTCTGACATCGTTCGACGAAGGCATCAAGAAAATGCTCAACAAATATGTTTATCGCAAAAGAGTCAGTCGGGAAAATCGCTAA
- a CDS encoding hypothetical protein (Evidence 5 : Unknown function), producing the protein MIIKSFTADTVAGALKVIRQEMGGSAIILKTRPCIPAETALTGNRVEVTACVDEKAVVPKGPNAAVKSIIPEPIPVMQNADIPAAKPAGQIPKKVQNFAAKLEKKLDLILNAQYSTESSADFSGFITPLYLNLLDADVPLEVARHLTKSIEERVAAEESIEQVALEILREKIANALAPDFTIEPGMKVAFVGPSGAGKTSALAKLAARLTVEEKKKVTLVSLDNLKVAAFEEIGSYAEMLNVPLANSLSLRKKGSADSIMLIDTPSLSCDGAQVSALARRLMQLKPDIVFLVYSACTRSRDLIDSMIHFESLRPHYLIAGHCDETKRWGGMLTMAEYLEIPLAFISSSSGGNGRLEKPKSEFLARRILRIEGESHAE; encoded by the coding sequence ATGATAATTAAATCATTCACAGCCGATACGGTGGCCGGCGCCCTGAAGGTCATTCGACAGGAAATGGGGGGAAGCGCCATTATTCTCAAAACCCGCCCCTGCATTCCCGCCGAGACGGCGCTCACCGGCAATCGGGTCGAGGTGACGGCTTGCGTCGACGAAAAAGCGGTCGTCCCCAAGGGGCCAAACGCGGCGGTCAAATCGATAATACCTGAGCCGATTCCGGTCATGCAAAATGCGGATATCCCGGCCGCGAAACCGGCAGGCCAAATCCCCAAGAAGGTTCAGAATTTCGCGGCTAAACTTGAAAAGAAACTCGATTTGATCTTAAACGCCCAGTATTCGACAGAATCGAGTGCCGATTTTTCCGGCTTCATTACCCCCCTATATCTGAACCTGCTTGATGCCGATGTCCCGCTTGAAGTGGCGCGCCATTTGACCAAATCCATCGAAGAAAGAGTGGCCGCAGAGGAAAGTATCGAACAGGTTGCGTTGGAAATCCTGCGCGAAAAAATCGCCAACGCCCTCGCTCCGGACTTCACCATAGAGCCGGGAATGAAAGTGGCTTTCGTCGGGCCGAGCGGCGCCGGAAAGACCTCGGCTCTGGCAAAATTGGCGGCCCGTCTGACGGTCGAGGAAAAGAAGAAAGTAACTTTGGTCTCGCTTGATAATCTCAAGGTCGCCGCTTTTGAGGAGATTGGAAGTTATGCCGAGATGCTCAATGTTCCGCTGGCCAATTCCCTCAGCCTGAGAAAAAAGGGATCGGCCGATTCTATTATGCTGATAGATACTCCATCTCTTTCGTGTGACGGCGCCCAAGTATCCGCACTGGCCCGACGGTTGATGCAATTGAAACCGGATATCGTCTTTCTGGTCTATTCGGCCTGCACGAGATCGAGAGATTTAATCGACAGCATGATTCATTTCGAATCGTTGCGCCCCCACTACCTGATCGCCGGTCATTGCGATGAAACCAAAAGGTGGGGAGGAATGCTCACCATGGCCGAATATCTTGAAATTCCTCTGGCTTTTATAAGTTCTTCATCCGGGGGAAATGGTCGTCTGGAAAAACCGAAAAGCGAATTCCTGGCCCGCCGCATTCTCAGAATAGAAGGAGAGAGCCATGCTGAATAA
- a CDS encoding hypothetical protein (Evidence 5 : Unknown function): MTRKNDRNEEPVSRFWTKINLVNEIAAVLRKDPPVRTTFLRILEIIQSVIPFESSTLYLFNKKKKELEEIVTLGPKIDPIDFVQFDAGSGLNAWAAQQKKPILLSNLRNQDRPPEEAKSSLLIIPLLVEDKIIGTISYAHSQAAFFQEKDQKLLLVVGDQLAVSIERLLYQRELENKNQALLKIQKELKAVQKSRIDSEKLEAVRQLAVSINHEINNPLSVIVGNIQYLLFIEKNLDEKVAARLKKVEEESLKIAEINRRLLKIEDLVSETYIGNGNKIKMINLQKSTAGV, translated from the coding sequence TTGACACGCAAAAATGACAGAAACGAGGAACCGGTCAGCCGTTTCTGGACCAAGATTAATCTGGTCAATGAAATTGCGGCCGTCTTGAGGAAAGATCCGCCCGTCAGAACCACTTTCCTGAGAATTCTCGAGATTATCCAGTCTGTCATTCCCTTCGAATCTTCGACACTATATCTTTTCAACAAAAAAAAGAAAGAACTCGAGGAAATTGTTACCCTCGGTCCGAAAATCGATCCGATCGATTTCGTGCAATTTGACGCCGGCAGCGGCCTAAATGCCTGGGCGGCCCAGCAGAAAAAGCCGATCCTTCTGTCCAACCTGAGAAATCAGGATCGCCCGCCGGAAGAAGCCAAAAGCTCGCTCCTGATCATTCCTCTGCTGGTCGAAGATAAGATTATCGGAACCATTAGTTACGCCCATAGTCAGGCCGCGTTCTTTCAGGAAAAGGACCAAAAGCTGCTTTTGGTCGTCGGCGATCAGCTTGCAGTCTCCATCGAACGGCTTTTATATCAACGGGAATTGGAGAATAAGAATCAGGCGCTTCTGAAAATACAAAAAGAACTGAAAGCCGTTCAAAAGAGCCGTATTGACAGCGAAAAATTGGAGGCCGTGCGTCAATTGGCGGTATCCATAAACCATGAAATCAATAATCCCCTTTCGGTAATTGTCGGCAACATTCAATATTTGCTCTTCATTGAAAAAAATCTGGATGAAAAAGTCGCGGCGCGCCTGAAGAAAGTGGAAGAGGAATCTCTCAAAATCGCCGAAATCAACCGCCGTCTGCTCAAGATCGAGGACCTTGTCTCGGAGACCTATATCGGCAACGGCAATAAGATTAAAATGATAAATCTTCAAAAATCTACGGCGGGAGTATAA
- a CDS encoding hypothetical protein (Evidence 5 : Unknown function) — MLGTKQTNDIFHLKPWERIEVIVGDGMERGIYVSRIEDVTKDGVLITKPDFIGGNKLLTANSAVYVHFMRPDALYRFSAQLRMRPGQDDRFIQLQNIGGVERVQRRQFVRLDLRLDLKFAPLKNVSIESGLSGLAWQDSYTANVSAGGLLMKAGDNLSKGELLLLKISQYESLGIPRLVAAICCRIVRIDEDRFAGIEFILDRSLPKHFTQNEIALLPSQIKAFDHNVQNKIVKYIFERQIKERQKGLI; from the coding sequence ATGTTGGGCACTAAACAGACAAATGACATTTTTCATCTCAAACCATGGGAGAGGATTGAGGTAATTGTCGGTGATGGAATGGAGAGAGGTATCTATGTCTCGCGCATTGAAGATGTCACTAAAGACGGTGTCCTGATAACGAAACCGGATTTTATCGGCGGCAACAAACTCCTGACGGCCAATTCGGCGGTCTATGTGCATTTCATGCGTCCCGATGCCCTTTATCGCTTTTCCGCACAATTGCGGATGCGCCCGGGACAGGATGACAGATTTATTCAACTGCAGAATATCGGCGGAGTGGAACGCGTTCAGAGACGGCAGTTCGTTCGGCTGGACCTGCGGCTCGATCTGAAATTTGCTCCCCTTAAAAATGTGTCGATCGAAAGCGGCTTGAGCGGCCTCGCCTGGCAGGATTCCTATACGGCTAATGTATCGGCCGGGGGCCTTCTCATGAAAGCCGGCGATAACCTTTCCAAAGGCGAACTCCTTCTGCTGAAGATTTCGCAATATGAAAGTCTCGGTATCCCGCGCCTGGTGGCGGCAATCTGTTGCCGGATTGTGCGTATCGACGAAGATCGCTTCGCCGGAATTGAATTTATTCTCGACCGGAGTCTGCCGAAACATTTCACTCAGAACGAAATCGCGCTCCTCCCGAGCCAGATAAAAGCCTTCGACCATAACGTTCAGAACAAAATAGTGAAATACATTTTCGAGCGTCAAATCAAGGAACGTCAGAAAGGCCTGATCTAA
- a CDS encoding hypothetical protein (Evidence 5 : Unknown function) has protein sequence MDAENIVISSVHIDYSRLVGREIHLRTEQFPSHLLATRVMALTDNYLVIDRSGSCGRIDQLVAGQKIEVLFDYKGEPVKFQSVLLIPRIGRLQIPIAGEVCPELQRQFLRLRMEHDVRLTFFDETNIGHVRLNKLKWLETSTVNIGGGGMLVRIPTFIGSEGYMALHLGLNEIELPTLLVGRIRHRQHPENTHNQVGVEFIIRESCAEKLPRNLIRNLPLKMFDFDKAGRMTLAEYLTEKYNKIISIEGNII, from the coding sequence ATGGACGCCGAAAATATTGTTATCAGCAGTGTGCACATCGATTACTCCCGCCTCGTGGGACGGGAAATTCATCTCCGTACGGAACAATTTCCTTCGCATCTTCTGGCGACAAGAGTGATGGCCCTGACCGATAATTATCTTGTCATCGACCGTTCCGGCTCCTGTGGACGAATTGATCAATTGGTCGCCGGTCAGAAGATTGAAGTTCTTTTTGACTATAAGGGGGAACCGGTCAAATTTCAGTCCGTGTTGCTGATTCCCCGAATCGGGCGTCTTCAGATCCCGATTGCCGGCGAAGTCTGTCCTGAACTGCAGCGGCAATTCCTGCGCCTCAGAATGGAGCACGATGTCCGTCTGACATTTTTCGATGAGACCAATATCGGACATGTCCGGCTCAATAAATTGAAATGGCTGGAAACCTCGACGGTCAATATCGGCGGCGGCGGCATGCTGGTCAGAATTCCGACCTTTATTGGTTCCGAAGGTTATATGGCTTTGCATCTCGGTTTGAATGAAATCGAATTGCCGACCCTGCTCGTGGGCCGAATTCGGCATCGCCAGCATCCCGAGAACACTCATAATCAGGTCGGCGTCGAATTCATTATCAGAGAAAGTTGCGCCGAAAAGCTCCCCAGGAATCTAATTCGTAATCTGCCTTTGAAAATGTTCGATTTTGATAAAGCCGGCCGGATGACCCTGGCTGAATATCTCACTGAAAAATACAACAAAATAATTTCCATAGAAGGGAATATCATATGA
- a CDS encoding hypothetical protein (Evidence 5 : Unknown function), translating into MATETPVFLTKVECPICKTINEFETLKMGAYTESDRDTDFCPTGRKWRNPRYQAYNPLLFFTAACTGCHYTREFTNSFKEWKEDQYFKTYRLKTVKEKHLDLLAQPDSILKIIGERLAPHRYPNETAILKIILAIVDETLNDKQVDLDLGRFYLRIAWIFREMNSGENTNQQALKGHLTEMGDILEILRQSLVNFREKTFDFEKGAGAQFEDEKISAELKSSLYPIRDKYEAELNSLRELLTLADSKLDAVQDIFTEHKRLAVGSLDGETPLGFHEYPSFHDFLTRLAEKWSGIPRNEKEALELAVKYYKRAYEDGRDIGEGNQQIQASYLIAELSRRVGNFDLAREYFNTTIRNGQEFIYKHKGDQSRTAMARKILELAIEQGRSNLAAAKTS; encoded by the coding sequence ATGGCAACGGAAACACCCGTTTTTCTGACTAAAGTCGAGTGTCCCATCTGCAAAACCATTAACGAATTTGAGACACTCAAAATGGGGGCCTATACCGAATCCGATCGGGATACCGATTTTTGCCCGACCGGACGAAAGTGGCGCAACCCGCGGTATCAGGCCTACAATCCGCTTCTGTTCTTTACTGCCGCCTGCACCGGCTGCCACTATACCAGGGAATTCACCAACAGTTTTAAGGAATGGAAAGAGGATCAATACTTCAAGACGTACCGCCTGAAAACCGTCAAAGAAAAGCATCTCGACCTCTTGGCTCAGCCCGACTCAATTCTAAAGATAATCGGTGAGCGTCTCGCCCCGCACCGCTATCCGAACGAGACCGCCATTTTGAAAATTATTCTCGCCATCGTCGATGAGACACTGAACGACAAACAGGTCGATCTCGATCTGGGGCGCTTCTATCTGCGGATTGCTTGGATTTTCCGGGAAATGAATTCGGGGGAGAATACTAATCAGCAGGCCCTCAAGGGGCACCTTACCGAAATGGGCGATATCCTTGAGATTTTGCGCCAGTCACTGGTGAATTTCCGGGAGAAAACTTTCGATTTTGAAAAAGGCGCCGGAGCCCAATTCGAGGATGAGAAAATATCGGCCGAGTTGAAATCATCCTTGTATCCGATCCGAGACAAGTATGAGGCGGAATTGAATTCCCTCCGGGAACTGCTGACCCTGGCCGATTCCAAACTCGACGCCGTGCAGGACATCTTTACAGAACACAAACGCCTCGCCGTCGGCTCGCTCGACGGGGAAACCCCGCTCGGTTTTCACGAGTATCCCTCTTTTCACGATTTTCTGACGCGGCTGGCCGAAAAATGGAGCGGCATTCCGCGGAACGAAAAGGAGGCCCTGGAACTGGCCGTCAAATACTACAAGCGAGCCTATGAAGACGGACGGGATATCGGGGAAGGCAATCAGCAAATCCAGGCCTCGTACCTGATTGCGGAACTCTCCCGACGCGTTGGCAATTTCGATCTGGCCCGGGAGTACTTCAATACCACCATCAGGAACGGGCAGGAATTTATCTATAAACATAAAGGTGATCAGAGCCGGACCGCCATGGCCCGGAAAATTCTGGAATTGGCTATAGAACAGGGGCGGAGCAATCTGGCTGCGGCCAAGACGTCCTAG
- a CDS encoding hypothetical protein (Evidence 5 : Unknown function) translates to MGFSSDQLIQIGLNFAGFLTAGLLTAVVYSLWTERRTSRIGDSGTALAGASNIPVAPSNKDTDTNIEFISLRENSSRPRRGRRAADAAPVDNRTRDRQEIIRLAKEMLSARKSNSEIRKVLKVTDGELSFLKQNMNLQGIARNR, encoded by the coding sequence ATGGGATTTTCATCGGATCAATTAATTCAGATAGGATTGAATTTCGCCGGATTTCTGACGGCCGGGCTGCTGACCGCCGTCGTCTATTCGCTCTGGACAGAGCGCCGCACCTCCAGGATCGGCGACTCCGGAACCGCTCTTGCGGGCGCGTCAAATATCCCCGTCGCGCCTTCCAACAAAGACACCGATACAAATATCGAATTTATAAGTTTGAGAGAGAATTCCTCCCGGCCTCGCCGCGGCCGACGTGCCGCTGATGCCGCCCCGGTCGACAACAGGACCAGGGATCGTCAGGAAATCATTCGTCTGGCCAAGGAAATGCTGTCGGCACGGAAATCGAATTCGGAAATTCGGAAAGTGCTGAAAGTGACCGACGGGGAGCTCTCCTTTCTTAAACAAAATATGAATCTTCAGGGAATAGCGAGGAACAGATAA
- a CDS encoding putative Site-determining protein (Evidence 3 : Putative function from multiple computational evidences), with translation MLNNRLTEITGRSSGDVRKPLVVSFLSGKGGVGKSVSAYNLAVAIARSGAKCLVIDADWYFGNQHILGNFIPEYSFSDIIAGNQAAVRATITVQPNLSFIASPSVGVNDSAFDETQFARFLSDIRELFAAYDFIIIDTPSGLVNLISLAAGASDMNFIVLNPELTSLADAYGLFKYLINSNRKISVHLLINRVQNYSEAAFIYQKIAALSETFLGQVPFEAGYLLEDKMVIEAVAAQKSIFEIDPKGPQTERFLYLRNRLWKEKTGRDWPDETNQVTKINTPKVLADIKEE, from the coding sequence ATGCTGAATAATCGTTTGACCGAAATTACGGGTCGCTCCTCCGGCGATGTCAGAAAACCCCTGGTGGTTTCATTCCTGTCCGGTAAAGGCGGCGTGGGCAAATCGGTTTCGGCGTACAATCTGGCCGTAGCGATCGCCCGATCTGGGGCGAAGTGCTTGGTTATCGATGCCGATTGGTATTTTGGAAATCAGCATATATTGGGGAATTTTATTCCGGAGTATTCCTTCTCCGATATTATCGCCGGAAATCAAGCGGCGGTCCGCGCAACTATTACCGTGCAACCGAATCTTTCATTTATCGCCTCTCCGTCGGTTGGCGTCAATGATAGCGCCTTCGATGAAACGCAATTTGCGCGTTTCCTCTCGGACATAAGGGAACTGTTCGCGGCCTATGACTTCATCATTATTGACACGCCGTCGGGCCTGGTTAATCTGATATCCCTCGCCGCCGGCGCCTCGGATATGAACTTCATCGTTCTTAATCCCGAATTAACTTCGCTTGCCGATGCCTATGGATTATTCAAGTATCTCATTAATTCGAATAGAAAGATCTCTGTTCATCTTTTGATCAATCGTGTTCAAAACTACAGTGAAGCGGCTTTTATCTATCAAAAGATTGCCGCTTTATCTGAAACCTTCCTCGGTCAGGTTCCTTTTGAGGCCGGTTATCTCCTTGAAGACAAAATGGTTATCGAGGCGGTCGCGGCGCAAAAATCAATTTTTGAAATCGACCCGAAAGGTCCCCAAACGGAACGGTTTTTGTATTTACGGAACCGTCTCTGGAAAGAGAAGACCGGCCGCGACTGGCCGGATGAAACAAACCAGGTCACGAAGATAAATACACCCAAGGTTTTAGCCGATATAAAAGAGGAATAG
- a CDS encoding hypothetical protein (Evidence 5 : Unknown function) produces the protein MIRPVELSDALSKAEVTGKLNQMQKAHSEMEQRQFAAALKEKINVEAERTHETEKSDLVIISKDKQNQEEKDKEKDKEKEEESGADEKEEDPSPPQEHLDLTA, from the coding sequence ATGATTCGGCCGGTGGAGCTTTCCGATGCCCTCTCCAAGGCGGAGGTGACAGGAAAACTGAATCAAATGCAGAAGGCCCATTCCGAAATGGAACAGCGGCAATTTGCCGCGGCCTTGAAAGAAAAAATCAACGTCGAGGCCGAACGGACGCACGAAACAGAAAAAAGCGACTTAGTGATTATCAGCAAAGATAAACAAAATCAGGAAGAGAAAGATAAGGAAAAAGATAAAGAGAAAGAGGAAGAATCAGGCGCGGATGAGAAAGAGGAGGATCCATCACCTCCGCAGGAGCATCTTGATTTAACTGCCTGA
- the whiG gene encoding RNA polymerase sigma factor WhiG — protein MITTTRKPKVKRVEAKAERARRISVYKAPEEEVKAERKVTELTVDWIRYQRDGNPMVRARLLRRYLPLVRNVAGRMAIGFPRSVELSDLINTGVIGLVEAFRNFDPGRGVKFETYAVPRIRGAILDELRALDWVPRSTRARSREIERALLSLENDYGRPPTDSELAEKLGCTVEELMLAIGDVTGSSLLSLDETIYREDDNHQVPRIETVRDEHRATALGELEKDELRAFLVTAIDRLTEQEKLVIALYYFEELTLKEIGEVMSISESRVSQIHTKAVLKLRGMIRERFALSG, from the coding sequence ATGATTACTACGACGCGAAAACCAAAAGTTAAACGGGTCGAAGCGAAAGCGGAAAGAGCCCGTCGGATTTCAGTCTATAAGGCTCCCGAAGAGGAAGTCAAAGCCGAGAGGAAAGTCACGGAATTGACCGTCGATTGGATCCGTTATCAACGGGACGGCAATCCTATGGTGCGGGCGCGTTTGCTCCGACGGTATCTGCCGCTGGTCCGCAACGTCGCCGGCCGAATGGCTATCGGCTTTCCCCGTTCCGTGGAATTATCCGATTTGATCAATACCGGTGTCATCGGTCTGGTGGAAGCTTTCCGCAATTTCGATCCCGGGCGCGGTGTCAAATTTGAAACGTACGCCGTTCCCCGGATCCGCGGCGCCATTCTTGATGAGTTGCGTGCGCTGGACTGGGTCCCCCGGTCAACCCGGGCGCGATCGCGGGAAATCGAACGGGCCCTTTTGTCGCTGGAGAATGATTACGGCCGCCCGCCGACCGACTCCGAATTGGCCGAAAAACTGGGGTGTACCGTGGAGGAGCTGATGCTCGCCATCGGCGACGTGACCGGTTCATCCCTCCTATCACTTGACGAGACCATTTATCGCGAAGACGATAACCATCAGGTGCCGCGTATTGAAACGGTGCGCGATGAACATCGGGCCACGGCTCTTGGTGAACTGGAAAAAGATGAACTCCGGGCGTTTCTGGTGACGGCCATTGACCGTCTGACCGAACAGGAAAAACTGGTTATCGCCCTGTACTATTTTGAGGAACTGACGCTCAAGGAAATCGGGGAAGTGATGTCGATTTCGGAGTCACGCGTGTCCCAGATACACACCAAAGCGGTTCTGAAATTGCGGGGAATGATTCGTGAGAGATTCGCTTTGAGCGGTTAA